From Methylovorus glucosotrophus:
TACGAAATTATTGCCGGTGAGCGTCGTTGGCGCGCTGCCCAGTTGGCTGGTCTGGAAGAGGTTCCTGTGCTGGTGCGGGAAATTGCGGATGAAGCCGCGCTGGCAATGGCGCTGATCGAGAATATTCAGCGCGAAGACCTGAATCCTCTTGAAGAATCCAATGGCATCAAGCGCCTGATTGAAGAGTTCAGCATGACACATGAGGCTGCCGCTCAGGCGGTTGGCCGGTCGCGTAGCGCTGTTACCAATCTTTTGCGGCTGCAAAACCTGCATGGCAATGTGCAGGAGATGCTGATGATAGGCAAGCTGGATATGGGGCATGCGCGTGCCCTCCTCACCTTGCCCGAGGTGAAACAAATTACAGTGGCTGAGCATATTGCCCAGAAAAGCCTGTCGGTGCGTGAGGCTGAGCGCCTGGTAAAGCAGATGCTCAGTGAGCCAAAAGCCAAGCCTGAAAAAACGGTTGATCGTGATGTGCTTGCCTTGCAGGAGGAGGTTTCGCAATCCCTTGGTGCACAGGTTGAAATCAAAGCGAGCAAAAAAGGTGCCGGATTTGTGAAAATCCATTACG
This genomic window contains:
- a CDS encoding ParB/RepB/Spo0J family partition protein; its protein translation is MVKHKGLGRGLDALLSGDMETVRDADTLRSLKVGQLQPGKYQPRTHMDQESLSSLADSIKAQGIMQPIVVRLLSDEHYEIIAGERRWRAAQLAGLEEVPVLVREIADEAALAMALIENIQREDLNPLEESNGIKRLIEEFSMTHEAAAQAVGRSRSAVTNLLRLQNLHGNVQEMLMIGKLDMGHARALLTLPEVKQITVAEHIAQKSLSVREAERLVKQMLSEPKAKPEKTVDRDVLALQEEVSQSLGAQVEIKASKKGAGFVKIHYANLDQLDDFLKRLKAG